In Microbulbifer elongatus, the DNA window CACCGGCCGCGGTGAAAAGTTCGGTATTCCCCTGGCTTACAATGAAGATGCCGCCAATGATGCCTACGAAGGTGCGGTGAACTTCTACAACAGAATCTTCGGACGCTAATCCCGAATTGCCCTCCTCCTGCCCCGAACCGCTAGCGTATCCGCACGGCTTCGGGGCACAATGTGTGCCGCATTTTTGCGAGATGCACAGAGAACAAGGGAGGATGCGTGCAGCCGATCATTTCCATCGAGGGCATCGGCAAGACCTATGCCGGCGGTTTTACCGCGCTCAAGTCAGTCGATCTCGACATCAAACAGGGCGAAATTTTCGCGCTGCTCGGGCCCAATGGGGCCGGCAAAACCACCTTGATCAGTATTGTATGTGGCATCGTCAATCCCACCAGTGGCCGGGTGACCGCCGATGGCCATGATATCCAGCGGGATTTCCGCGCCGCCCGCAGCAAAATCGGTCTGGTTCCCCAGGAGCTATCCACCGACTCGTTTGAAAGTGTCTGGAACACCGTCAGCTTCAGCCGCGGTCTGTTCGGGAAAGCCCCCAACCCGGAATATATTGAAAAGATCCTGCGACAGCTTTCTCTGTGGGAGAAAAAGGACAGCAAGATCATGGCGCTGTCTGGAGGCATGAAACGGCGGGTGATGATTGCCAAAGCCCTATCTCACGAGCCTTCCATACTGTTTCTCGACGAACCCACTGCCGGTGTGGATGTGGAGCTGCGCCGGGACATGTGGGAAATGGTGCGCGGGCTGCGCGAGAACGGCGTTACCGTGATTCTCACCACCCACTACATCGAAGAAGCGGAGGAAATGGCGGACCGCATCGGTGTGATCAACCACGGCGAGCTGGTACTGGTAGAAGAAAAACACACGCTGATGCGTAAGCTGGGCAAAAAACAGCTGACCATTCACCTGCAGAATCCGGTCTCCGATTTGCCTGCCGGGCTGGGTGAGTTTGCCCTGGAGTTGAGCGATGAGGGAAACCAGCTGGTTTACACCTTCGACACCCAGCGCGAGCATACCGGAATTGCGGAGTTGCTCCGCGCATTGAACCAGCAGGGTATCGAGTTCAAAGACCTGCACTCCAGCGAAAGTTCGCTGGAGGAAATCTTTGTCAATCTGGTGCACCAGAATCAGAATGCACGCCAGCAGGCCGGATAACGGAGGGATTTGAAAATGAATGTTTACGGTATCCG includes these proteins:
- a CDS encoding ABC transporter ATP-binding protein; this translates as MQPIISIEGIGKTYAGGFTALKSVDLDIKQGEIFALLGPNGAGKTTLISIVCGIVNPTSGRVTADGHDIQRDFRAARSKIGLVPQELSTDSFESVWNTVSFSRGLFGKAPNPEYIEKILRQLSLWEKKDSKIMALSGGMKRRVMIAKALSHEPSILFLDEPTAGVDVELRRDMWEMVRGLRENGVTVILTTHYIEEAEEMADRIGVINHGELVLVEEKHTLMRKLGKKQLTIHLQNPVSDLPAGLGEFALELSDEGNQLVYTFDTQREHTGIAELLRALNQQGIEFKDLHSSESSLEEIFVNLVHQNQNARQQAG